The DNA sequence AGATCGGCAAGTCGGGCGTCCACCGCCGGTTCCAGCCCCAGCCGCTCGGCGGTCTGCCGGGTGCGGATTTCCGGCGCGGTGAGCGCCAGCTGCACCGCACCGATATCGACGAGAGCGTCAATCTGATTGCAGCCCAGGGTGTTCAGCGGTTCGTCATCGGCGAATCGTCCGGCTGCCATGGCGTCGGTCATGGCGTGCGACACCAGGGTCAGCCGGACGACGTCGCTCACGCAGTGATTGTTTCCTTCGCCTTGCCGTCGAGCAACCGCGACAACATGGCGGCGCCGAGGAGACCGATCGTGGTCCAGACGATCACCTGGGTGCCCAGTGCATACAGCCGAAACTCGTAGAGATCGGTGGCGGGGAAGCCGGGAAATACGATCATCCCGGTCTCATCGCGGATCGGCCCCGGCGTCTCACTGATGCTCGGCAGGATGAGCATGACGCCCACCACCGCGACGATGTAGGCACCGCCCGCGGCCAGAGTCGCGTTCCACGCCCCCAGCTTCGGGACGAGCTGGAAGGCGAGGTACACGGCTGCGACCATCAGAAGTGCTGACAGCGCCACCATCAACACGTACAGCAGGGCACGTTGTCTGATGGTTTCGGCCAGGCTCGTCGCCGGTGGATTCGGCGGGTACTTGAGCGCCGGCACCACCCAGAGCGCGATGAGCATCGCCCCGGCGACCAGCACCGCCAACTTGCGTGCCGAAACGTGGTCGATCCGGCTGTAGGCGATGCAGAACACGACGGCGAACAGTGCCCCGAGCGCAACGCTGAACGCCAGGACGCCGAATCCCATGCCGACAGTGGACTGAACGGTCCTCGAGAAGAGTTCGACGCCATCTTCGTGTCCGTGGCTGTGCCCTGCGGCCATCGCCATGGACTCATGTGCGGCGGTGGTGCCGTCCTCGAAGTCGATGGCGCGGCCGACGATCGGCTCGATGAAGATCTTCGACCAGATGAACGCGAGAACACCGGCTACGGCGCCAGCCAGAATGCCGCGCCAGATGATGTGCTTTTCCATGTGCCTGATCAGGTCCCGCCGAGTCAGTGGCAGGGGAACCCGAGCAGGTGGCGTGCGTCGTGCACGAATTCGTGGATGTACATGTTGTCGCCGAAGACCGACGTGGCGCCCTGGTCGACGCCGACGAAATAGAGCACCAGAAGGGCGAAGAATGCCGTGGTGGCCAACCACACCACCGCCTTCGTCGCGGAGAGGTCGACGGCGCGGGTGGCTTTACGGGCGTGCGGAGATGTCATGTCAGTCCTTTCCCGGAAGTTCGCGTCCCGGTTCGGTCGATGACGAGTGTCGGGTCTGACTGTGTACAGTGGCGCGACCGTTCTGGATTCTCACCAGATTCCTCGACTCGTCTATTACATCGAGAATCGTAGACCCAGGGGCCGGATCAGGCGGACCCGTACCCCAGTTGTTGAGCGGTGTACTTTGCCGCGTCGGTCACGGGGACGGCTTGGACCGCCGTGCCGTAGGCGCAGATCTCGGTCCAGACGTCGCCGAGTTCGGTGGTATCGAAACGCATCGCGACGATCGCGTTGCCGCCGCGGTTACGGGCCTCGGCCATCAGCCTGCCCATCGCCTCGTTGCGGCTTTCGGCGAGATTCTTGGTCATGCCCTGGATCTCGCCGCCGAACATACTCTTGAAGCCTGCGCCCATCTGGGCGAAGGCATTACGCGACCGTACGGTCAAGCCGAACACCTCGCCGCACACTCGCTGGATCTCCCAGCCCGGGATGTCATTGGTGGTCACAACAAGCATGAGCAGAGGTTAGCGGCCACCACGAGTGTGCACACTCATACGCGCTGCGCGGCGCGTTGCGTACGAAACCGCACAGTCGTCGTGACTGTCGGGCCGGGGCAAGCGAAAGGCCCCCGGCACTGCCGGGGGCCTTCGCGCGACAAGCGCTCTACTCGCTGGGCGTGCCCGCGCTGGCGAGATCGGGCTCGGCCGTCTCGGTCCGCTTGGGCCCACCGTGGAAGGTGAACTTGGCGTCCTCGCCCTGGCCTTCGCCGTCCCAGTTCTCGACGTCGACGGTCACCAGCTGACCCGGGCCGACCTCCTCGAAGAGGATCTTCTCCGAGAGGGCGTCCTCGATCTCGCGCTGGATGGTGCGGCGCAGCGGCCGCGCCCCCAGCACCGGGTCGAACCCGCGCTTGGCCAACAGGGCCTTGGCCTTGTCGGTCAGCTCCATCTCCATGTCCTTGGTCTTGAGCTGCTTGGACACCCGGCCCACCATCAGGTCGACCATCTGGATGATCTCGTCCTGGGTGAGCTGGTGGAACACGATGATGTCGTCGATGCGGTTGAGGAACTCCGGGCGGAAGTGCTTCTTGAGCTCGTCGTTGACCTTCTGCTTCATCCGCTCGTAGTTGTTCTCGCCACCACCGGAGGTGAAGCCGAGACCGACCGCCTTGCTGATGTCGGACGTACCGAGGTTCGAGGTGAAGATCAGCACGGTGTTCTTGAAGTCGACCGTGCGGCCCTGGCCGTCGGTGAGACGACCGTCCTCGAGGACCTGCAACAGGGTGTTGTAGATCTCCTGGTGCGCCTTCTCGATCTCGTCGAACAACACGACGGAGAACGGCTTGCGACGGACCTTCTCGGTGAGCTGGCCGCCCTCTTCGTATCCGACGTATCCGGGCGGGGCACCAAAGAGCCGCGACGCGGTGAAGCGGTCGTGGAACTCGCCCATGTCGATCTGGATGAGCGCGTCGTCGTCGCCGAAGAGGAACTCCGCCAGCGCCTTGGACAGCTCGGTCTTACCGACACCGGACGGGCCGGCGAAGATGAACGAGCCCGACGGGCGCTTGGGGTCCTTCAGGCCGGCGCGGGTGCGGCGGATCGCCTTCGAAACTGCACGGACGGCATCTTCCTGGCCGATGATCCGCTTGTGCAGCTCGTCCTCCATACGCAGCAGCCGAGTGGTCTCCTCCTCGGTCAGCTTGAACACGGGGATGCCGGTCCAGTTGCCGAGCACCTCGGCGATCTGCTCGTCGTCGACCTCGGCTACGACGTCGAGATCACCTGAGCGCCACTGCTTTTCACGCTCGGCACGCTGGGCTACCAGCTGCTTCTCGCGATCCCGCAGCGATGCCGCCTTCTCGAAGTCCTGCGCGTCGATCGCGCTTTCCTTCTCCCGGCGCGCATCGGCGATCTTCTCGTCGAACTCCCGCAGGTCTGGCGGAGCGGTCATCCGGCGGATCCGCATCCGGGCGCCGGCCTCGTCGATCAGGTCGATCGCCTTGTCCGGCAGGAACCGGTCGTTGATGTAGCGGTCGGCCAGGGTGGCCGCCGCGACCATCGCGGCATCGGTGATCGAGACCCGGTGGTGGGCCTCGTAGCGGTCGCGCAGACCCTTGAGGATCTCGATGGTGTGGGCGACCGTCGGCTCACCGACCTGGACCGGCTGGAACCGGCGCTCCAGGGCGGCGTCCTTCTCGATGTACTTGCGGTACTCGTCGAGGGTGGTGGCGCCAATGGTCTGCAGCTCGCCACGGGCGAGCTTCGGCTTCAGGATCGAGGCGGCGTCGATAGCGCCCTCGGCGGCACCTGCGCCGACGAGCGTGTGCAGCTCGTCGATGAACAGGATGATGTCGCCGCGGGTGTTGATCTCCTTGAGCACCTTCTTCAGGCGCTCCTCGAAATCACCGCGGTAGCGGCTGCCCGCGACCAGCGAACCCAGATCCAGGGTGTAGAGCTGCTTGTCCTTCAGCGTCTCGGGCACCTCGCCGTGCACGATGGCCTGGGCCAGGCCCTCGACGACGGCGGTCTTGCCGACGCCGGGCTCGCCGATCAGCACCGGGTTGTTCTTGGTACGCCGGCTCAGCACCTGCATGACCCGCTCGATTTCCTTCTCCCGGCCGATGACCGGGTCGAGCTTGCCCTCCATGGCGGCAGCCGTCAGGTTGCGGCCGAACTGGTCGAGGACCAGGGACGTCGACGGATTGCCCGACTCCCCTCCCCGGCCACCGGTGCCGGCCTCGGCGGTCTCCTTGCCCTGGTAGCCGGACAGCAGCTGGATCACCTGCTGACGAACACGCGTCAGCTCGGCGCCGAGCTTCACCAGCACCTGGGCGGCCACGCCCTCGCCCTCGCGGATCAGGCCGAGCAGGATGTGCTCGGTGCCGATGTAGTTGTGGCCGAGCTGCAGCGCCTCGCGCAGGGACAGCTCGAGAACCTTCTTGGCACGAGGGGTGAAGGGGATGTGGCCCGAGGGCGCCTGCTGGCCCTGGCCGATGATCTCCTCGACCTGGCTGCGGACCCCCTCCAGGGAGATACCCAGCGATTCCAGGGACTTGGCGGCTACGCCCTCACCCTCGTGAATAAGACCCAACAGGATGTGCTCGGTCCCGATGTAGTTGTGGTTGAGCATCCGGGCTTCTTCTTGAGCCAGGACGACGACCCTGCGGGCACGGTCGGTAAATCTCTCGAACATCGGTGGTTACCTGCTCTCCATCACGATTTAGGTACGACGGTAGGCACCGCGCGCCTGTCGTCCACTCTAATGGGCGGTCCCGAGAGGTGCCCTCCCTTGCCCCACCCATACCGCATTACTGCGGTGGACACAGCAGACCAACGCGGGAGAACACCGAATCGTTTCCCGTCATCACCGGCGTTGACTTCGCCCCGAGCGAAAGTGGCTGACGAGACGATGACGTGGGCCGGTGAGGACGGCGCCGGCTTAGGTCGCGGCGTGGAAAGCGTCGATGATGTCGGCGGGGATACGGCCGCGGGTGGAGACCTTGTGGCCGTTGCGGCGAGCCCACTCCCGGATGGCGGCGCTCTGCTCGCGGTCGATGGAGGCGCGGCCGCGTCCGGGCGGACCCGAGCGGCCACGGCGGCGGCCACCGACCCGGCGACCCGCCTCGACCCACGGCTTCAACTCGTTGCGCAGTTTCTGCGCATTCTTGGCGGAAAGATCGATCTCGTAGCTCACACCGTCGAGCGAGAATTCAACTGTTTCGTCGGCCGCACCTTCACCGTCGAAATCGTCGACGAGGGTGACGGTAACTTTTTTGGCCATCAGCTCACGTGGTCCTTCTGCTTGTGCACGACAAGCGATTGATGAAACGCCTCCCCTTGTGAACTAATGTGCCACATTGCTGCAACGCATTCAACCGAGCTCAGGTCGGTGCACTTCAGTTGCCGTGCCGCCGAACAATCGGGAACAAAACAGTCTCGCGAATTGACAATCCGGTGAGAACCATCAGCAAGCGATCGATACCCATTCCGGTCCCCGTGGTCGGCGGCATCGCATACTCCATCGCAGCCAGGAAATCCTCGTCGAGCGCCATCGCCTCGTCGTCACCCGCGGCGGCCGCCCTGGCCTGCGCTTCGAACCGTTCCCGCTGGATGATCGGGTCGACGAGTTCGGAGTAGCCGGTGGCCAACTCGACTCCGCGCACGTAGAGATCCCATTTCTCGGTGACGCCGGGGATACTGCGGTGCTGGCGGGTCAGCGGTGTGGTCTCCACCGGGAAGTCCTTGACGAATGTCGGAGCCCACAACGTGTCGCCGACGGTGTGCTCCCATAGCTCCTCGACGAGCTTGCCGTGGCCGTAGCCGCGGTCCCGTGGGATCTCGAGATCGAGCCGGTCGGCAATGGCGAGCAGGTATTCCAACGACGTGTCGGGCGTGATCTCTTCGCCGAGAGCCTCCGACAACGATGGATACATTTGAATCGCCGGCCATTCGCCGTCAAGATCAAAGATTGTGCCATCCGGCAATGGCACTTGACGTGTGCCGATGGCCTCGTCGGCGACTTCTTGAATAAGTTCCCTGGTGACGACCGCGGAATCGTCATACGTGCCCCACGCCTGATATGTCTCCAACATCGCGAATTCCGGTGAATGCGTGGAATCGGCACCTTCGTTCCGGAAGTTGCGATTGAGTTCGAAGACTTTCTCCAGGCCGCCCACCACGCAGCGCTTGAGGAACAATTCCGGCGCGATTCGCAGGTAGAGGTCGGCGTCCAGAGCATTGGAATGGGTGATGAACGGGCGGGCGGCCGCGCCGCCGGCCAGCGTCTGCAGCATCGGCGTCTCCACCTCGAGGAAGCCGCGACGCTCCAGCGCATTGCGCACCGCACGCACCACGGCGATGCGCTGGCGGGCCACCGTGCGCGCCTGGGGCCGCACGATCAGATCGACGTAGCGCTGCCGGACCCGCGACTCTTCGCTCATCTCCTTGTGCGCGACCGGCAGCGGCCGCAGCGCCTTGGCCGCCATCTGCCAGGAGTCGGCGAGGACCGAGAGTTCACCGCGCCGCGAACTGATCACCTCACCGTGCACGAACACGATGTCGCCCAGGTCGACATCGGACTTCCACTGCTCGAGCGCCTCTTCACCGACACCGGCAAGGCTGATCATGGCCTGCAGCTGGGTCCCGTCACCCTCCTGCAAGGTGGCGAAACACAGCTTGCCGGAGTTGCGCGCAAACACCACCCGGCCGGTGATGCCGACGATGTCCCCGGTGGCGGAGTCGGCGGGGAGGTCGGGATAGGCGGCCCGGATCTCGGCCAGCGAATGGGTACGCGGCACCGTGACCGGGTAGGGGTCCCGCCCTTCGGCCAGCAGCCGCTCCCGCTTGCCCTGCCGGATGCGGAACTGCTCTGGGACCTCAGCTCCCTCGGCCTCGGTGTACGAGTCATTGTCCGGTGCATCAGCAGAGCTCACGACGTGCCAGCTTAAATGAGTCGGTGAAGTCGCTCATCAACGCCGCAGCGGTGGCGGCTCTGGCCCACGAGCGAGTGGACTGGCGGTTCAAGGGTCTGCCGGTCTCCTGGTCGGGTCGCACGGTGGCACAGATCTGCGCCGAGCGGCCCGATCTGTTCGCCGGCGGGCCGCTGGGGCCGGTGTGCGTGCTGGACGCCGCGGCCCTGGAACACAACCTGCAGACGATGGCCCAGTGGTGCGCCCGGCACGGGGTCGAGCTGGCCCCGCACGGCAAGACCCACATGGCGCCACAGTTGGTGGCCCGGCAGTTCGAGGCGGGCGCCACCGCGGTGACGGCGGCCACGGTCAGCCAGGTGCGGACCTACCGCGCGTTCGGCGTGCGCGAGGTGGTGCTGGCCAACGAGCTGGTGGATCCGGCCGGTCTGGCG is a window from the Mycolicibacterium anyangense genome containing:
- a CDS encoding CbtA family protein encodes the protein MEKHIIWRGILAGAVAGVLAFIWSKIFIEPIVGRAIDFEDGTTAAHESMAMAAGHSHGHEDGVELFSRTVQSTVGMGFGVLAFSVALGALFAVVFCIAYSRIDHVSARKLAVLVAGAMLIALWVVPALKYPPNPPATSLAETIRQRALLYVLMVALSALLMVAAVYLAFQLVPKLGAWNATLAAGGAYIVAVVGVMLILPSISETPGPIRDETGMIVFPGFPATDLYEFRLYALGTQVIVWTTIGLLGAAMLSRLLDGKAKETITA
- a CDS encoding CbtB domain-containing protein, which encodes MTSPHARKATRAVDLSATKAVVWLATTAFFALLVLYFVGVDQGATSVFGDNMYIHEFVHDARHLLGFPCH
- a CDS encoding YbjQ family protein, with the translated sequence MLVVTTNDIPGWEIQRVCGEVFGLTVRSRNAFAQMGAGFKSMFGGEIQGMTKNLAESRNEAMGRLMAEARNRGGNAIVAMRFDTTELGDVWTEICAYGTAVQAVPVTDAAKYTAQQLGYGSA
- the clpC1 gene encoding ATP-dependent protease ATP-binding subunit ClpC; the protein is MFERFTDRARRVVVLAQEEARMLNHNYIGTEHILLGLIHEGEGVAAKSLESLGISLEGVRSQVEEIIGQGQQAPSGHIPFTPRAKKVLELSLREALQLGHNYIGTEHILLGLIREGEGVAAQVLVKLGAELTRVRQQVIQLLSGYQGKETAEAGTGGRGGESGNPSTSLVLDQFGRNLTAAAMEGKLDPVIGREKEIERVMQVLSRRTKNNPVLIGEPGVGKTAVVEGLAQAIVHGEVPETLKDKQLYTLDLGSLVAGSRYRGDFEERLKKVLKEINTRGDIILFIDELHTLVGAGAAEGAIDAASILKPKLARGELQTIGATTLDEYRKYIEKDAALERRFQPVQVGEPTVAHTIEILKGLRDRYEAHHRVSITDAAMVAAATLADRYINDRFLPDKAIDLIDEAGARMRIRRMTAPPDLREFDEKIADARREKESAIDAQDFEKAASLRDREKQLVAQRAEREKQWRSGDLDVVAEVDDEQIAEVLGNWTGIPVFKLTEEETTRLLRMEDELHKRIIGQEDAVRAVSKAIRRTRAGLKDPKRPSGSFIFAGPSGVGKTELSKALAEFLFGDDDALIQIDMGEFHDRFTASRLFGAPPGYVGYEEGGQLTEKVRRKPFSVVLFDEIEKAHQEIYNTLLQVLEDGRLTDGQGRTVDFKNTVLIFTSNLGTSDISKAVGLGFTSGGGENNYERMKQKVNDELKKHFRPEFLNRIDDIIVFHQLTQDEIIQMVDLMVGRVSKQLKTKDMEMELTDKAKALLAKRGFDPVLGARPLRRTIQREIEDALSEKILFEEVGPGQLVTVDVENWDGEGQGEDAKFTFHGGPKRTETAEPDLASAGTPSE
- the lsr2 gene encoding histone-like nucleoid-structuring protein Lsr2, translated to MAKKVTVTLVDDFDGEGAADETVEFSLDGVSYEIDLSAKNAQKLRNELKPWVEAGRRVGGRRRGRSGPPGRGRASIDREQSAAIREWARRNGHKVSTRGRIPADIIDAFHAAT
- the lysS gene encoding lysine--tRNA ligase; the encoded protein is MSSADAPDNDSYTEAEGAEVPEQFRIRQGKRERLLAEGRDPYPVTVPRTHSLAEIRAAYPDLPADSATGDIVGITGRVVFARNSGKLCFATLQEGDGTQLQAMISLAGVGEEALEQWKSDVDLGDIVFVHGEVISSRRGELSVLADSWQMAAKALRPLPVAHKEMSEESRVRQRYVDLIVRPQARTVARQRIAVVRAVRNALERRGFLEVETPMLQTLAGGAAARPFITHSNALDADLYLRIAPELFLKRCVVGGLEKVFELNRNFRNEGADSTHSPEFAMLETYQAWGTYDDSAVVTRELIQEVADEAIGTRQVPLPDGTIFDLDGEWPAIQMYPSLSEALGEEITPDTSLEYLLAIADRLDLEIPRDRGYGHGKLVEELWEHTVGDTLWAPTFVKDFPVETTPLTRQHRSIPGVTEKWDLYVRGVELATGYSELVDPIIQRERFEAQARAAAAGDDEAMALDEDFLAAMEYAMPPTTGTGMGIDRLLMVLTGLSIRETVLFPIVRRHGN